Below is a window of Candidatus Hydrogenedentota bacterium DNA.
CGGTACGGCCGCGGGCGTGCTGGCTTATGGCTTCCGGGCGACCAGGACGGCGGTTTCTCCGAAGCATACGGGGCGCGAATACAGATCTCGGGCGACATCACGATACAGCGCCGCCAGCGCCGCGTCCCTGGCGCCGCGCATCAACATCCACGCGGTGACGAGGCGCGCGATCGGCGCGATCGGCGCGTAGAGCCAGGAGGCCATCTTGATCTGGTTGGTTTCGATACGGGTAATGCGCAGGCCCGCGGTATGAAGGATGTAGCGCAACTGCGGGTACGAGAGGAGGTTGATGTGGTGGCGCGGCCTCGGGTTCGTCTCGTCCAGCGGGTACTTGCCCTTGTTGTGGAAACCCGTCAGGAACCAGCGCCAGCGCGATCGCAGGCTGGAGATGTTGGGCGTCGTGAGGATCAGCAGGCCGCCCGGTTTGAGGATCCGCGCGCATTCGCCGATGAAATCAAAGGGGCGCCGGATATGCTCAATACCTTCGATGGAGACCACGGCGTCGAACGATGCGCCCTTATAGGGCAGGGGGTCGTTCATGTCCGCGGCGAGAAATTTCGCATCCGGCGGAACGGCCTCATGCGGGACAATGTCGGCTCCGCAGGTTGTATATCCGCCATCGAGCAGGCGCCGCAGGAAGGCGCCTGAACCGCACGGAATATCGAGGACCGCGCCGGAGGCAAGCCGTTCGCCCAGCAGGGCATAGACTTCGGCATGGGCATTGCGGGAGGCGGCTTCTCTAGAAATGGCGGGCACGTTGATCCTTTTTCGGGTGGGGATCGCGGCTTACTCCGCGTATCGTATGCGCCCCTCCGGCGGAATGTCAAAGAATCGAATTGCGGAGAGACGGGGAATCGAGAATTGCGAGACCGTTCAGCCGGCGGTAG
It encodes the following:
- a CDS encoding methyltransferase domain-containing protein; translation: MPAISREAASRNAHAEVYALLGERLASGAVLDIPCGSGAFLRRLLDGGYTTCGADIVPHEAVPPDAKFLAADMNDPLPYKGASFDAVVSIEGIEHIRRPFDFIGECARILKPGGLLILTTPNISSLRSRWRWFLTGFHNKGKYPLDETNPRPRHHINLLSYPQLRYILHTAGLRITRIETNQIKMASWLYAPIAPIARLVTAWMLMRGARDAALAALYRDVARDLYSRPVCFGETAVLVARKP